A DNA window from Entelurus aequoreus isolate RoL-2023_Sb linkage group LG24, RoL_Eaeq_v1.1, whole genome shotgun sequence contains the following coding sequences:
- the lrrc10 gene encoding leucine-rich repeat-containing protein 10, whose amino-acid sequence MGNVMRGVIAFIPSERCQRFLVGDLKEMPLDRTLDLSSRQLRQLPVAACVFDELVKLYLSDNNLSSLPEELHLLRKLQLLALDFNCFEELPAAVCRLPQLSILYLGNNRLYHLPKELQELKELNTLWLETNCFSVFPNVVCELPNLKTLHLGYNQIHSLPNELGRLEELRSIWLAGNELTEFPPVLLEMHFLAIVDVDRNRIQRFPALSHLQGLKLVIYDHNPCVNAPVVAEGVRRVGRWADCSDDDQDDEGSKMASDSPAKVVEVEPQEELHM is encoded by the coding sequence ATGGGTAACGTCATGCGAGGTGTCATTGCCTTCATCCCATCGGAACGCTGCCAACGCTTTCTAGTGGGGGACCTGAAGGAGATGCCGCTTGATCGGACTCTGGATCTGAGCAGCCGCCAGTTGCGACAGTTACCCGTCGCTGCTTGTGTCTTTGACGAGCTGGTCAAGCTCTACCTGAGTGACAACAACCTCAGCAGCTTGCCAGAGGAGCTGCATCTTCTGAGGAAACTTCAGTTGCTGGCCCTTGACTTTAACTGTTTTGAGGAGCTACCTGCAGCTGTCTGCAGACTGCCTCAGCTTAGCATCCTTTACTTGGGCAACAACAGACTTTATCACCTTCCAAAGGAACTTCAAGAGCTCAAGGAACTTAACACATTATGGCTGGAAACTAATTGCTTCAGCGTCTTCCCAAATGTGGTTTGTGAGCTCCCCAATCTCAAGACCCTGCACCTCGGTTACAACCAGATTCACAGTTTACCCAACGAACTTGGCAGGCTGGAGGAGCTTCGAAGTATCTGGCTAGCTGGGAACGAGCTGACAGAGTTCCCGCCTGTGCTGCTGGAGATGCACTTCCTTGCCATAGTGGATGTGGATCGCAACAGAATCCAACGTTTCCCCGCACTGTCTCACTTGCAGGGGCTAAAACTGGTCATCTACGACCATAACCCCTGTGTTAATGCCCCGGTGGTGGCCGAGGGAGTCAGAAGGGTTGGTCGCTGGGCGGACTGCTCAGACGATGATCAAGACGACGAAGGGTCAAAGATGGCCAGTGATTCTCCTGCCAAGGTTGTGGAGGTTGAGCCGCAGGAGGAGCTCCACATGTAA
- the LOC133641819 gene encoding seipin-like, whose product MYEYKVTSPESQQPAAASRRGNATRFSTRGNSLGSPPSMMGGAVGQALLWMHDVASVTLLKARRTLFQAAVLFCVLGLLLWVSIFLYGSFYYSYMPTVSFSAPVHFYYTADCDASESALCSFPTANISFMKNDRDQVMAYGQPYRISLALELPESPVNEQLGMFMVKMSCYTKGGNVVSSVGRSTMLHYRSSLLQTLSTFFFSPLLLSGMAEQKQLIEVELFSAYKTNTYQPTVGAVVEIQSKRVQIYSSDLRIHAYFTGVRYVLYNFPLTSAVIGVATNFAFLGVIVLFSYLQFIWGGLWPPDQVRVKVMMGDNTRIQQRKEEAKKRMEKENSQKELDTPSVIGPVTDVSDSLANDTVVEQPSITSFVEVNATEHDDPNADLEVSHDDSALPEEKDQILRQRSVRKESL is encoded by the coding sequence ATGTATGAATATAAAGTCACATCACCCGAGTCGCAGCAGCCAGCTGCAGCGTCCCGACGAGGAAACGCCACCCGATTCAGCACCAGAGGAAACTCGTTGGGCTCTCCACCATCCATGATGGGGGGTGCGGTGGGGCAGGCTCTGCTTTGGATGCACGACGTAGCATCGGTGACTCTCCTCAAGGCCCGGAGGACcttattccaagctgctgttctcTTCTGTGTCCTGGGCCTGCTCTTATGGGTGTCAATCTTCCTTTATGGCAGTTTCTATTACTCCTACATGCCCACTGTGAGCTTCTCTGCCCCGGTGCACTTCTACTACACCGCCGACTGCGACGCTTCGGAATCAGCACTTTGCTCCTTCCCGACAGCCAACATCTCCTTCATGAAGAACGACAGGGACCAGGTGATGGCTTATGGGCAGCCTTATCGAATATCGTTGGCCTTGGAGCTGCCGGAGTCGCCTGTGAACGAGCAACTGGGCATGTTCATGGTCAAGATGTCTTGTTACACCAAGGGTGGCAATGTCGTGTCATCAGTTGGACGCTCGACAATGCTGCATTATCGTTCCAGTCTTTTGCAGACTCTGAGCACTTTCTTCTTCTCGCCTCTCCTCCTGAGCGGCATGGCTGAACAGAAGCAGCTTATAGAGGTCGAGCTCTTCTCGGCTTACAAGACCAACACCTACCAACCCACCGTCGGCGCCGTCGTGGAGATCCAATCCAAACGTGTGCAGATCTACTCCTCCGACCTCCGAATCCACGCTTATTTCACCGGCGTGCGCTACGTCCTGTACAACTTCCCCCTGACGTCGGCGGTGATCGGCGTCGCCACCAACTTCGCCTTCCTTGGCGTCATCGTGCTTTTCAGCTACCTGCAGTTCATATGGGGCGGATTGTGGCCTCCAGATCAAGTACGAGTCAAGGTCATGATGGGAGACAACACTCGCATTCAGCAGAGGAAAGAGGAGGCCAAGAAGCGCATGGAAAAGGAGAACTCCCAAAAAGAGCTTGACACGCCGAGTGTGATTGGACCTGTGACTGATGTGTCTGATTCCCTGGCGAATGACACGGTGGTGGAGCAGCCATCAATAACGTCCTTTGTGGAAGTAAACGCTACTGAACACGATGATCCAAATGCTGACCTGGAGGTGTCTCATGATGACTCCGCATTGCCAGAAGAGAAAGACCAAATACTTCGACAGAGATCTGTTCGAAAGGAAAGTCTTTAG